In Peromyscus maniculatus bairdii isolate BWxNUB_F1_BW_parent chromosome 21, HU_Pman_BW_mat_3.1, whole genome shotgun sequence, one DNA window encodes the following:
- the LOC102907721 gene encoding olfactory receptor 14J1 yields MNASSKTGFLLMGFSDERKLQILHAVLFLITYLLAIMGNLLIITITTLDHRLHSPMYYFLKHLSLLDLCFISVTVPQSIANSLMNNGFISLGQCMLQVFFFIALASSEVAILTVMSYDRYVAICRPLQYETIMDPRACKRAVIAVWMAGGLSGLIHTGVNFSIPLCGQRIIHQFFCDIPQMLKLACSYEFINEIAVAAFTTSTAFVCLISIVFSYIQIFSTVMRIPSSEGRTKVFSTCLPHLFVVTFFLSAAGFEFLRPPSDSLSAMDLTFSIFYTVIPPTLNPVIYSLRNEAMKAALKKVLSREEFSQRMVCLKAIFKL; encoded by the coding sequence ATGAATGCGAGCTCCAAGACTGGATTCCTCCTCATGGGGTTTTCTGATGAGCGCAAGCTTCAGATTTTACATGCAGTGCTCTTTTTGATAACATACCTGCTGGCCATTATGGGCAATCTGCTCATTATCACTATTACCACCTTGGACCATCGTCTGCATTCTCCCATGTACTACTTCTTGAAGCACCTCTCTCTTTTGGACCTCTGCTTCATCTCTGTTACTGTCCCCCAATCCATTGCAAACTCACTCATGAACAATGGTTTCATTTCCCTTGGTCAGTGTATGCTTCAGGTTTTCTTCTTCATAGCTCTGGCATCGTCAGAAGTAGCTATCCTCACAGTGATGTCTTATGACCGATATGTCGCCATCTGTCGGCCACTGCAGTATGAGACAATTATGGATCCCCGTGCCTGCAAGCGTGCAGTGATAGCTGTGTGGATGGCAGGTGGCCTGTCTGGACTCATACACACGGGTGTTAACTTCTCAATTCCTCTTTGTGGGCAGAGAATTATTCACCAGTTCTTCTGTGACATTCCCCAAATGCTAAAACTAGCCTGTTCTTATGAATTTATTAATGAGATTGCAGTGGCCGCATTCACAACATCCACAGCCTTTGTCTGTTTGATCTCCATTGTGTTCTCCTATATTCAGATCTTCTCAACTGTGATGAGAATCCCATCATCTGAAGGTCGAACTAAGGTATTCTCCACTTGCCTACCACACTTGTTTGTAGTTACCTTCTTTCTCTCAGCTGCAGGCTTTGAGTTTCTAAGACCCCCTTCAGATTCCCTGTCAGCTATGGACCTCACATTCTCCATATTCTACACTGTAATACCTCCAACACTCAATCCAGTCATCTACAGCTTGAGAAATGAAGCCATGAAAGCAGCTCTGAAGAAAGTGTTGTCAAGAGAAGAATTTTCTCAGAGAATGGTGTGTTTAAAAGCTATATTCAAACTCTAA
- the LOC121824752 gene encoding olfactory receptor 14J1-like translates to MLVRNITTMSGFLLMGFSDNHELQILHALLFLVTYVLGSAGNFIIITITTLDRQLQSPMYYFLKHLSLLDLSSLSVTVPQYIENSLAGSGYISYSQCMLQVFFFTDFAWGELVILTVMSYDRYVAICFPLHYEVIMCPRKCRLAVTVVWLSSGIPGTLYIATISSIRFCRPKIIHQFFCDVPQLLKLSCSNDYLGVMGVSCFLSAMAFACFVGIVLSYVHIFSTVLRMPSAEGRSKVFSTCLPHLFVVSLFLSTGSCAYLNPTSESPTALDLLLSIFYTVLPPTLNPVIYSLRNESLKGALRKLLLSEEFIGKKSFLFFC, encoded by the coding sequence ATGCTTGTGAGAAATATAACCACAATGAGTGGATTCCTCCTAATGGGGTTCTCTGACAACCATGAGCTACAGATATTGCATGCTTTGCTCTTCTTGGTGACATACGTATTGGGATCAGCAGGTAActtcatcattatcaccatcaccacactGGACCGGCAGCTCCAGTCTCCAATGTATTATTTCCTGAAGCACCTTTCCCTTCTGGACCTCTCATCCCTTTCTGTCACAGTTCCCCAGTATATTGAGAATTCCCTGGCAGGCAGTGGATACATTTCATATAGCCAGTGCATGCTGCAGGTTTTTTTCTTCACAGATTTTGCCTGGGGTGAATTGGTCATTCTCACAGTGATGTCGTATGATCGTTATGTGGCCATTTGCTTTCCACTGCACTATGAGGTCATCATGTGTCCCAGAAAGTGTAGGTTGGCTGTGACAGTTGTATGGCTAAGCAGTGGTATCCCAGGAACCTTGTATATAGCAACCATATCCTCTATCAGGTTCTGCAGGCCCAAAATAATCCACCAGTTCTTCTGTGATGTCCCCCAGTTGCTCAAGCTCTCCTGCTCTAATGATTACCTTGGAGTGATGGGAGTGTCTTGTTTCCTGTCTGCAATGGCCTTTGCCTGCTTTGTTGGGATTGTCCTCTCCTATGTCCACATATTCTCCACAGTTCTCAGGATGCCCTCTGCTGAGGGCCGGTCTAAGGTCTTCTCTACCTGCCTGCCCCACCTTTTTGTTGTCTCATTGTTTCTTTCCACAGGCTCCTGTGCATATCTAAACCCAACTTCCGAGTCTCCAACTGCTTTAGATCTTCTTCTATCTATCTTTTACACAGTACTACCCCCAACACTCAACCCTGTTATCTACAGTCTGAGGAATGAGTCCTTGAAGGGAGCTTTAAGGAAGTTACTGTTAAGTGAAGAATTCATtgggaaaaaatcatttttgttcttttgttag